The Osmerus eperlanus chromosome 1, fOsmEpe2.1, whole genome shotgun sequence genome includes the window ATGCAATGCATTTGTTTGttcagaatatttttttttatgtaggtaattggttcaggttttatggacctgtactaggcctacattATATGTACTGGACTTGAAATAATGTATTACAGTTtttatcgattgctaacacacattttttgaaagcctaccccgatttctcaaaactctaaacacaaaccccaaaaccactcacacaaaattcaaaacacttcataactcctgcaaaatgctactttggtttcaaaacaatgttatgtcacctcaaaatggtattttgatttcaaacaacaaacacagactaTTATTTGAGTAGACTTTTCAAGCATCGATTGAACACTGATGTACTCAAGTGAAAACACTACGATGAATGGGAAAACACCATGTATGAAGGCCTTATCAGGAGCATTTTGCCTTTTCATGTTCAGTGATACCATAGGCTTACTTAGGCTTAGTACATATTGTTATACTGTAAAATGtaactgtaaaatgtttttactccaatatgaaacaacacacaaatatacagtaacaaaaatatttatttgtttcaaaAGTGAAATAAAGAATAGGCCAGTACAGTCAACAACAAAGaagaaaagtaaaataaaaaaatatatactgtaaaacactgtaaaaaaggaggacaaaataATTAGGCTGCATCCTGTCTTCGGATCCTCTCTGGCCAGAGGACctcatcaacatcacaggctATGTTCTCTCTGGCCAGACAGCGGGGAAAGTAACGCCTGGTGTGGCGAATCCAGCCCTGAAAGGCCTCAGGGGCTATATTGCCACATGCCTCCTCCATGGCCTGTATCAGGGGCATCTGCGCCTGTGGATTGCGTTCGTATACCTTCCATCTCCAGGCAGAAAAAAACTCCTCTATTGCGTTTATaaatggagagtatggtgggagGGGAAGCACCAAAAACCGTGGGTGGTTGGTGAACCAATTGTGGATCAGAGCAGCCCGGTGGAAacttacattgtcccagataACAACATACCTGGGCTGCTCTGCATGGACTATTTGGTCGGGTGGAATAAGTGTGTTGTGGAGTGTGTCCAGGAATATGAGGAGACGGGCAGTGTTGTAGGGGCCAATGATTGAGTGGTGATGGAGGATGCCGTTGTGGTTTATGGCAGCACACAGAGTGATATTCCCTCCCCGCTGGCCAGGGACATTGATAATGGCGCGTTGTCCAATGATGTTTCTGCCCCTGCGCCTTGTTTTGGAGAGGTTGAAACCAGCCTCatcaatataaataaatgtattcgaCTCCTCAGCTGCCTCTAGCTCAAGAACTCTCTGAAACAAACATGACAATATTACAGTAGTTATCagaaataggcctacacattgTTGTAAAACACTTGAAAATACTGTAACATTGAATTGTATTACAATATAGTCCACTAATGTGTCAGTGCTACAGTAATAGGACGCAATCAGCTGTAAGAATATAGAGTAAGACTTACTTGCACATAGTCATGGCGCAAATCTTTGACTCTGTCAGAGTTTCTGTTGAACGGCACTCTGTATATCTGCTTCATTCTTAGTGCGTTCCGCCTCAGAACACGGTCCACTGTAGCCTGGCCAACTGTGAGAATGTTGGGGAATGTGACTTGGTCATTGATTATTGTATTCCTTATTTGTCTTATGGTTAATGCGTTATTTGCCATAACCATGTTGACTATTGCTGTTTCCTGTGCATCTGAGAAGGTACGCTCCCTCCCACCACGCcggggtaatctttcagttctgcaaaatgtacaaatacagaacaaTGGAAAATactctaaatacaaaaatacaaccgTTTTTCTGTCATAGTAGGCCTAGTATTTCTTACCTATTTTCTCTAATATTTGGTTGCACCCTCTGGCCTGCCTCCTGCATGGTCAAACCATGGTTCACGACATGGTCGACCACTGTGGCCCGAGTTTCATCAGTGATTActgctctccttccacctcttcctcctcctcgtccgcctcctcgtcctcctcttacccttactcctctgcctctctgaaaTGCTTGTGCTTCCATGTCGTTCATTGCTCTCCAAACCAGGAGCTCACCTATGTCCCTTATATTGCTAAAACCTTGATTATAAATTGCACAACAGCCTTGGAAATTGAAGTTTTATTAATTGAATAACAATGTGTTCTGTCTGAAAACAAGGAGCTTTTGGCATGGATGAAGTGTTAAAAATAAAGaggattgtgtgtagtgttttggagACTGTGTGGTTTACCAATTGAAATCTGTGTTTAAAGCagataattgtgtgttgtgttttgaggaaAGTGTGGCTCGCAATTGAAATTTGTGTCTAAAGcagcaaaatgtgtttatagTTCAGCAGAATTGGTTAAAAGAGTTGGCACATGAGTTAAAAGTTGTGGTGATTGTGTCATATGTtcctatttttgtgtgttagcaatcgataaaaactgtaatgaattatatgatgcatacatttgggaatcccaatttatagcacctttttactacctacaagtatatgtgtgaatgataacattcatggataacattgtctaaacatcccttaaaaaacagcaatttaatgcaatctttaccaaaatggacaattctcacctgaacccctgatgttgattcatcaccaacctgctctacatctttagcttcagggtgctgtttttcctgcacagtaattcatcaatttaatacagacactaaccatgcttagttgactgctgacattggtcgagattacagggatagccatattactatccaagggatcatataggcctacttattaccagttaatatcacttttgagttgctagcctgctggtactaggctaaactagcacggtcccattatgtgggtaggCTAGCAGCTTTATCCTTCTGGCTTCAACAAGGCCAGCTGCTGCTAACACACTGGTCGAAAGATTACAGACGCTAGGGAAAGATTTAATACAAGCaaaagttacatgctctactacactaactttcaaaacatgtttccattgtagaATGGGTGGCGATGTAAGGCTAGCAGTTAACAACGACCTTATTGATAGTTATCTACTTACTCTCTGGGTGGGGAAAAAACTTCTTATATCCCTCTTTTTTTGGGTGGCATTTTGATTTTCCTTtctacaaagcacaaaagggtaaaaaatatcaatgctgagaccaaacgaaatactaatatgaggctttatTATTTCCTGGCGTATTTAATAGTTAACCGTGTCAGACTACTGCcctctttctgcaagtcacgattcacaaagtttcagccaattaaatgacatcatcttgtctTGCAGGCTCGAGGCGCATTGGTtaacttggaaatgtatttttaacttttctgggcgacgaacatagtatagataataatacgaatgagttttgcaaatatattgtgcaaaatatttttgttgaaaattaacaaaatattggtggggacaattgtgtctttcccaaacttGGTCGTGGCTAGTCCCTATCGACCCtatgcaaacctacgcccttgcagGCAATATCCTCATTGGCAAGGCAACGTGGGAAGAACCGTCTGGAATGTCGAATCCATCCTTGTACTGCCGCAGCGTCAATTTGGTCACAGGCCTCCTCCATGGCCTGAATGAGGGGTACCTGAGCCTGGGGCCGGAGATCGTACACCTTCCACCGCCATGCCGAGAAAAACTCTTCGATTGGGTTAAGAAACGGAGAGTATGGTGGAAGGTAAAGATTTGTGAACTGTGGATGGTGTTGAAACCAGTTCTAGACCAGAGCAGAGCGGTGGAATGACACATTGTCCCAGACGACAATGTATTGCATCTGGTGCATGTGGTTTACTGCAGTGATGATGTTTTGCAATCGGTCCAAAAATGTGAGGATGTGAGCTGTTTTATAAGGGCCCATATTGGCATGACAGAGGAGGACCCCATTCTGGGTGATGGCAGCTCAAAGGGTGATGTTACCCCCACGTTGCCCTGGGACATTGATGATAGCCCTCTGGCCAATTATatttctgcctctccttctaaCTTTTGTGAGGTTGAACCCTGCctcatctatatatatatatatatatatatatatatatatatataaattccTGAGGGATTGCCTCAGCATCCATCTGTAAAACTCTGAAATACAGTGAAAGACAAGATTGTGTAATTCAGCATCGATTtagtatacagtacatttacatgtaaaaaGGTATGCAACATTAGAATGCTAAAGTGAACAATACATACCTCCACATACTCATGCCGCAGCCGTTTGACCCTCTCTGAGTTACGCTCAAAAGGCACTCTATAAATCTGTTTCATCATAACCTGATTTTTGGTCAGGATGCGTGTAGAAAGTGTAGCCAGTAGAAAGAGAGACCTGATAGACATCATGGAAAATGGCCTTATTGCATTATTGGCCAGAACCATGTTAAcgatctctctttcttgctcttggTTGAATATGGGCGCCCTTCCTCTTTGTCGTGCTCGACCCTCAATCCTATGTAGaacaaaatacatgtaacctactgtaaaatgTCACAGGAAGGGGTATCAAAAGTGCTGATATGGTGCATACAATAAGCAGCTGTAAACAGATTATTTTGTACCTGTTTTCTCGTCAAAAGGTCCTAATGACAGATGCCACTGTGAATCTGCTAAGATTTGGCTGAACTTGTagtccagcctccctcagcgtcAACCCATGGTTTACTACATGGTCAACAAGTGTGGCGCGCATTTCATCCGACAAATTTGGTCCTCTTCTTTGAGCCTCTCCTGCTTCaggtcttcctccacctccacctcggcctctacctctacctctggcacggcctctgcctcttcctccttctgcttctgcttctcctcctcctccgtggattccccctctcaccctcactcctctccctctgattCCTTCCATTTTGGTTGAAGATAGGTGAACTCACCTATTGCATTTTTATAGTGCTTAAACCTGATTGGTGTGTCTACAATTAAGCAATCATGTGTTTGCGCACCTGATGGCTGTATTTAACCAATTGCCACATAGGTATGGTAATTTGACTGTCAGTGCTTTGGAATTGCAAGGAAGTGACATCTTGATATACTTCTGTGTCTAATGCATACaagtgtgtttagtgttttgcaaatcacttGTGTGTATTGTTTCGCAAAACATTTTGACATGTGCTTATAGTGGTGCAAATCTGAGCCGTTGTTTTGCTCCTTGACTGAAGGTTTTGATAATTGTGTAATACTTTTGATTTTAGTGTTTATCCAATCGTAAAAAACTGTACtttaagcatttgtggttgtgaatacagtattacacaatacaaaagaaagagtgtcgtaggacagaaaccaaacctaattttgaaaaaggtgattacggaatggtgtgtctgtgtgtgccatgaactgtagaatacagtaatatatactattttctacaatattgtcagaatgtcttattacagtcactgtactgttgcacggtacgatacagtaatccaccagactgtgaccaatcatgcagtgcactgcagtcaatggatgcatgggtgctaaaatatatgtttgtgtattgtataccatgtgttgtgctgaaacagctattatgtgtacattagaacatgtgtatattacagtatattgttacatacctgttatcttttctacagtaaaggttcaaattatacccaccactgtaaatcaactcaaattaggctatttataggcctattctaaagccatgattggttggtgttgagtaaagcaatgagtgtttgcacatgtgaggagttagtgtaaggcactgatgaattagtgtggcattttgattggttgtgttttaaaaaggaaatcaagatgcttcctgttagaattttgtgtgttacgtggagaattgtgtgttttgttttgcaaaaagtgttttatgaaattgaaaactgagtcaaaggcccaaaatgtgcgtatgatTTTGTAGATTTGAGATGTGGTTctcgtgtttgagtgtcaggtttcagaaattgtgtgaaaagtaaggaatttgtgtgtaagcatttgaaaaagacTATAGTTATCATCCCTATCATGCCAGG containing:
- the LOC134032625 gene encoding uncharacterized protein LOC134032625 — its product is MVMANNALTIRQIRNTIINDQVTFPNILTVGQATVDRVLRRNALRMKQIYRVPFNRNSDRVKDLRHDYVQRVLELEAAEESNTFIYIDEAGFNLSKTRRRGRNIIGQRAIINVPGQRGGNITLCAAINHNGILHHHSIIGPYNTARLLIFLDTLHNTLIPPDQIVHAEQPRYVVIWDNVSFHRAALIHNWFTNHPRFLVLPLPPYSPFINAIEEFFSAWRWKVYERNPQAQMPLIQAMEEACGNIAPEAFQGWIRHTRRYFPRCLARENIACDVDEVLWPERIRRQDAA